The following coding sequences lie in one Treponema socranskii subsp. buccale genomic window:
- a CDS encoding DUF763 domain-containing protein: MRAQRTGCADLPLHRGTVPTWLAERMKNLGTLIVESIIQNYGKREVLVRLSDPMWFQSFGAVLGMDWHSSGITTSVMYALKRGLNERGRELGICVCGGRGKYSRSTPNELLFLSDAAGLDGASLVRASRLCAKVDNNAVQDGFQLYQHNFIVTDEGDWAVVQQGMNAASRTARRYHWCSPKLRSFVEEPHTGVVGEKQSSILNLTDRAAQRTRAAIVEIAHENPDRIVHELSHIASPSAAIVVPREPELFPDLAESADKTAEAVRPSPAPHSNDVAKTARISHSSRSITMSTHHDVRAEDIDLKRLGAVLALSYESPPEDFESLLLTPGLGPRTLQSLALVSEIVYGTPSRFTDPARFSFAHGGKDGHPFPVPCRIYDETIRVLGDGIEKSKLGDTDKTECLRRLYATQLQIERFCSPEADFDKAVAYEKAHSKSWDGRQV; encoded by the coding sequence TTGAGGGCACAACGCACGGGGTGCGCGGATTTGCCGCTGCATCGGGGCACGGTTCCGACGTGGCTCGCCGAGCGCATGAAAAATCTCGGAACGCTGATTGTCGAATCGATCATTCAAAATTACGGTAAACGGGAAGTGCTCGTGCGATTGAGCGATCCGATGTGGTTTCAGTCGTTCGGTGCGGTGCTCGGTATGGACTGGCATTCGTCGGGCATCACGACGAGCGTCATGTATGCGCTCAAACGGGGACTGAACGAACGCGGACGGGAACTCGGCATCTGCGTGTGCGGCGGGCGCGGAAAATATTCGCGCAGTACACCGAACGAATTATTATTTTTATCCGATGCCGCAGGACTCGACGGTGCCTCGCTCGTACGCGCAAGCAGGCTCTGCGCAAAGGTCGATAACAACGCCGTCCAGGACGGCTTCCAGCTGTATCAGCATAATTTTATTGTAACCGACGAAGGCGATTGGGCGGTCGTGCAGCAGGGCATGAATGCCGCTTCGCGCACGGCGAGGCGATATCATTGGTGTTCGCCGAAACTGCGCTCTTTTGTCGAAGAGCCGCATACGGGCGTCGTCGGAGAAAAGCAAAGTTCAATTTTAAATCTCACCGATCGGGCGGCGCAAAGGACGCGCGCTGCGATCGTCGAAATCGCACACGAAAATCCAGACCGTATCGTGCACGAACTCTCGCATATCGCATCGCCTTCTGCGGCAATCGTCGTGCCGAGAGAGCCCGAGCTTTTTCCCGACCTTGCCGAAAGCGCGGACAAAACTGCGGAAGCGGTTCGCCCCTCGCCCGCTCCGCACTCGAACGACGTCGCAAAAACGGCTCGCATTTCGCACTCATCGCGCTCCATAACGATGAGCACGCATCACGACGTACGCGCCGAAGACATCGATTTAAAAAGACTCGGCGCCGTGCTCGCGCTATCATATGAAAGCCCTCCGGAAGATTTCGAATCGCTTTTACTCACTCCCGGTCTCGGGCCGCGCACGTTGCAGTCGCTTGCGCTCGTAAGCGAAATCGTATACGGAACGCCGTCGCGTTTTACCGATCCCGCGCGATTTTCGTTTGCACACGGAGGAAAAGACGGGCATCCCTTTCCCGTACCGTGCAGGATTTACGACGAAACGATCCGTGTGCTCGGTGACGGCATCGAAAAATCGAAACTCGGCGACACCGATAAAACCGAATGCCTGCGACGGCTGTATGCGACACAGCTGCAGATCGAACGATTTTGTTCGCCTGAAGCAGATTTCGACAAAGCGGTCGCGTATGAAAAAGCGCATTCGAAATCGTGGGACGGCCGACAAGTATAA
- a CDS encoding GGDEF domain-containing protein, translating to MSQTINNVLTYIVVDFLSIAFSVLISKKLTTDIGSELEIRILKIMLQVFIAYSFIDAAWIFGEYGYIPYFLRSVNGTVCFLSVFLVGVLGFLTLVYTEIRLKTLFVKKRKLWIIASLPLALSLFMCVCSYHTGWIFYISSDNRYVRGPYYCWQMTIALLYFIVAAFRALWYGSKERMPMRRKATFSFAFSIIASVVVGSLQVFVPGTPLIEMAVFSGFFITFINFQQAQIFSDALTELNNRRRADQYLETKFNSPLTEWPLYLFMFDIDFFKEINDTYGHIEGDKVLRIVAQVLRTISQKYNAFTARFGGDEFLLIAESLYLSNPDELIYDFNKIIDAEAAARRLPYMIRLSIGYAKTDGQDMSAVELIKKADSMLYKNKGHTHPPPKPEYDAGRKQKRKNIDTVFLKV from the coding sequence ATGTCCCAAACGATCAACAACGTTCTTACCTACATTGTAGTGGATTTTCTTTCTATTGCATTTTCCGTTTTAATAAGCAAAAAATTGACAACCGATATCGGCAGCGAACTCGAAATACGTATATTGAAGATCATGCTGCAGGTATTTATAGCCTATTCTTTTATCGACGCGGCGTGGATTTTTGGAGAATACGGTTATATACCGTACTTCTTGCGTTCCGTAAACGGCACCGTTTGTTTTCTTTCCGTTTTTTTAGTAGGCGTTCTCGGATTTTTAACGCTTGTCTATACGGAAATCAGGTTAAAAACGCTGTTTGTAAAAAAACGCAAATTATGGATTATCGCTTCGTTGCCGCTCGCACTTTCTCTTTTTATGTGTGTTTGTTCGTATCATACGGGATGGATTTTTTATATATCGAGCGATAACCGTTATGTGCGCGGACCGTATTATTGCTGGCAAATGACGATCGCACTTTTGTATTTTATCGTTGCGGCTTTTCGGGCGCTGTGGTACGGCTCGAAAGAACGCATGCCGATGCGGCGGAAGGCTACGTTCAGCTTCGCCTTTTCCATCATCGCTTCCGTTGTCGTCGGTTCGCTTCAGGTTTTTGTTCCGGGTACACCGCTTATCGAAATGGCCGTATTTTCCGGATTTTTCATTACGTTTATTAATTTTCAGCAGGCGCAGATTTTCAGCGATGCGTTGACCGAGCTGAACAACCGCCGCCGTGCCGATCAATATCTCGAAACGAAATTCAACAGCCCGCTTACCGAATGGCCGCTGTATTTGTTTATGTTCGATATCGATTTTTTCAAAGAGATAAACGATACGTACGGTCACATTGAAGGCGATAAAGTTTTGCGCATCGTTGCGCAAGTGCTTCGGACGATAAGTCAAAAATACAACGCTTTTACCGCACGGTTCGGCGGTGATGAATTTTTATTAATTGCCGAGTCTCTTTATCTGTCGAATCCCGATGAATTGATATACGATTTTAATAAAATAATCGATGCGGAAGCGGCCGCACGGAGATTGCCCTATATGATAAGGCTGAGCATCGGTTATGCGAAAACCGACGGACAGGATATGAGCGCCGTTGAACTTATTAAAAAAGCGGACAGTATGCTGTATAAAAATAAAGGTCACACCCATCCCCCCCCGAAACCGGAATATGACGCCGGTCGGAAACAGAAACGGAAAAATATCGATACGGTTTTTCTGAAAGTGTGA
- a CDS encoding ISAs1 family transposase codes for MRWETLEDALAVLETEREYDGYFCSVQDAVIIVILGSLCDLQSVKKIHEWATTEHVRKFLEETFGIKRIPCYWWLLSLLAIIRPESLNKCMKQWVASVVPNLAAKLETEEEEQSKKKKKQPLTIAIDGKAIRSTGKMKKYDNPLHIISAQIGELGLTLAQRTVESKSNEIPAVPELIKELEIKGCMVVADAMNCQIETAEAIIGAEADYLLSAKGNQEALMNDIAEYVQDTKLRATMDSITQTERGHGRKETRSAYTSDDVSWQPGGRVWPELKCIGAVHTRFETNKGVTEEWHYYISSKALRAEELLHHAREEWSVESMHWLLDVHFDEDRCRVQSKNVQQNLNMLHKFALNIIRIHKRETQSKLPLNGIMFRALMNPQALLPLLGKT; via the coding sequence ATGAGGTGGGAAACATTAGAAGATGCACTTGCAGTGCTTGAGACGGAACGGGAATACGACGGGTATTTTTGCAGCGTACAAGATGCGGTTATCATCGTGATTTTGGGAAGCCTGTGCGATTTGCAAAGCGTAAAGAAAATCCACGAGTGGGCAACAACCGAACATGTCAGAAAGTTTCTGGAAGAAACCTTCGGGATCAAACGGATACCGTGCTATTGGTGGCTTTTGAGTCTGCTTGCAATCATACGGCCTGAATCACTGAATAAATGTATGAAACAATGGGTAGCTTCGGTTGTACCGAATCTTGCAGCAAAACTTGAGACGGAAGAGGAAGAACAAAGCAAGAAGAAAAAGAAGCAGCCGTTGACGATAGCCATAGACGGAAAAGCTATCCGCTCAACGGGAAAGATGAAAAAATACGACAATCCCTTGCATATCATCAGTGCACAGATAGGTGAATTGGGGCTGACACTTGCCCAAAGAACAGTCGAATCAAAGAGTAATGAGATTCCGGCTGTACCGGAATTGATAAAAGAGCTTGAAATTAAGGGCTGTATGGTGGTCGCGGACGCAATGAACTGTCAAATAGAGACTGCCGAAGCGATAATTGGGGCGGAAGCGGATTATTTGTTAAGTGCGAAGGGCAATCAGGAAGCACTTATGAACGATATCGCGGAGTATGTTCAGGATACAAAGCTGAGAGCGACGATGGACAGCATCACGCAAACGGAAAGAGGACATGGGCGGAAAGAAACACGGAGTGCATATACGAGTGATGATGTTTCATGGCAGCCGGGAGGACGAGTATGGCCGGAACTCAAATGTATTGGAGCAGTGCATACGCGATTTGAGACGAACAAAGGGGTGACGGAAGAATGGCATTATTATATTTCAAGTAAAGCGTTACGAGCGGAAGAGCTGCTCCATCATGCAAGAGAGGAATGGTCGGTGGAATCGATGCATTGGCTGTTGGATGTACATTTTGACGAGGACAGATGCAGGGTGCAGAGTAAGAACGTACAGCAGAATCTCAATATGCTGCACAAGTTTGCGCTGAACATAATCCGCATACACAAGCGGGAGACACAATCGAAGCTGCCGTTGAACGGTATTATGTTCCGTGCTCTTATGAATCCTCAAGCATTATTACCGCTTTTGGGCAAAACTTGA
- a CDS encoding SAM-dependent methyltransferase — protein METALYLIPTTLGDTDTERVIPEYNRSIISAIKYFIVENVRSARRFLKKIDASIDIDELTFFVLDEHTDLANIEPFLAPLKAGFATGVISEAGCPAVADPGAAIVALAHKKGLRVTPLAGPSSIIMALMASGFNGQNFAFNGYLPAKPDARAQRIKQLESRVYKEKQTQIFIEAPYRNIQLLSSLLSSLKGETKLCIAAGITCKEECIRAMFVSEWKKSPLPEINKIPAIFLLYA, from the coding sequence ATGGAAACGGCGTTATATCTTATTCCGACGACGCTCGGCGACACCGACACCGAGCGCGTTATACCGGAATACAACCGGAGCATTATCTCGGCGATAAAATATTTTATCGTGGAAAACGTACGGAGCGCACGGCGCTTTCTCAAAAAAATCGACGCTTCGATCGACATAGACGAACTCACGTTTTTTGTGCTCGACGAACACACCGATTTGGCAAACATCGAACCTTTTCTCGCGCCGCTTAAAGCGGGCTTTGCAACCGGCGTCATTTCGGAAGCGGGCTGCCCCGCAGTTGCCGATCCGGGCGCCGCAATCGTCGCGCTCGCACACAAAAAAGGTCTCCGCGTCACGCCGCTTGCAGGCCCCTCTTCGATCATCATGGCACTTATGGCAAGCGGTTTTAACGGACAAAACTTCGCATTCAACGGATATCTTCCCGCAAAACCCGATGCGCGCGCACAGAGGATCAAACAGCTTGAAAGCCGCGTTTACAAAGAAAAACAGACGCAGATTTTTATCGAAGCGCCGTATCGAAATATACAGCTTCTTTCATCGCTCCTCTCATCGCTCAAAGGAGAAACGAAATTGTGCATAGCGGCGGGCATTACCTGCAAAGAAGAATGTATCCGCGCGATGTTCGTTTCCGAATGGAAAAAGTCACCGCTTCCCGAAATTAATAAAATACCCGCGATCTTTTTGCTGTACGCATAA
- a CDS encoding RbsD/FucU family protein — MLKHIPSIIGPDLLKTLMEMGHGDEIAIVDGNYPAASRARRLIRMDGHGVCEVLKAVLALFPLDHMKENAILMEVPKNNFVETPIWKEFDALCREGDEAYKNYSLIEAGEFYNRTEKCYAVIATSEKALYANIILRKGIVR; from the coding sequence ATGTTAAAACATATTCCTTCAATTATCGGACCGGATCTGTTGAAAACGTTAATGGAAATGGGGCACGGCGATGAAATCGCGATCGTCGACGGCAATTATCCCGCCGCTTCGCGTGCGCGCAGGCTTATCCGCATGGACGGGCACGGCGTATGCGAAGTGCTGAAAGCCGTTCTCGCGCTTTTTCCTCTCGACCACATGAAAGAAAACGCGATTCTCATGGAAGTTCCGAAAAACAATTTCGTCGAAACGCCGATTTGGAAAGAATTCGACGCCCTATGCCGTGAAGGCGACGAAGCGTATAAAAATTATTCGCTTATAGAAGCCGGCGAATTTTATAATCGCACCGAAAAATGCTACGCCGTAATCGCGACGAGCGAAAAGGCGCTGTATGCCAACATCATTTTGCGAAAAGGTATTGTACGCTGA
- a CDS encoding TetR/AcrR family transcriptional regulator, producing MAIIVEHDKRRHKILEKALDVFVEEGYEDVTFQKIADRCGITRTTLYIYFKNKREIFLWSIKQLVSGIETTIMQIVNNTSLNTEKCFRKMLMSIVDGIGANKKLFSVLLLYLIQLQKSGIDPRERVMRRVIKLRHIMTTLLIRGAKSGEFKKINVKVVNDMFYGLIESAIFRLAVLAQENIDDIRDILNFAVDGIIAKRSRA from the coding sequence ATGGCGATCATCGTCGAACACGACAAACGCAGACATAAAATACTCGAAAAAGCGCTCGACGTTTTCGTCGAAGAAGGCTACGAAGACGTCACCTTTCAAAAGATAGCCGACCGCTGCGGCATTACGCGGACGACGCTGTACATCTATTTTAAAAACAAACGCGAAATTTTTTTATGGAGCATCAAGCAGCTCGTATCGGGAATCGAAACGACGATCATGCAGATCGTCAACAATACATCTCTCAACACGGAAAAATGCTTCCGCAAAATGCTGATGAGTATCGTCGACGGAATCGGAGCAAATAAAAAACTCTTCAGCGTTTTGCTCTTGTATTTGATACAGCTGCAAAAATCGGGCATCGATCCGAGGGAGCGCGTCATGCGGCGCGTCATCAAGCTGCGGCACATCATGACGACGCTGCTCATCCGCGGCGCAAAATCGGGCGAATTCAAAAAGATAAATGTCAAAGTCGTAAACGATATGTTTTACGGATTGATCGAATCCGCGATCTTCCGCCTCGCCGTCCTCGCACAGGAAAATATCGACGACATACGCGACATACTCAATTTTGCCGTCGACGGCATCATCGCAAAGCGGAGCCGCGCTTGA
- a CDS encoding THUMP domain-containing class I SAM-dependent RNA methyltransferase — protein sequence MNTLVALCAVGADKILGNEIKHLGYKLAGNAPGRVFFTGDDDALFRANLCLRTADRVYLQAASFQAADFDSLFAGTYAADWQDLLKKDVRVVVDKVRSHHSKLNSEPTIQSMVQKAIYKKLGDKWRMTTLPESGETADVRVYIDNDKVNVLLDLSGEPLYKRGYRTGGGTAPLRETVAAVLLQEMLWRRKTPLHDPFCGSGTIAIEAMLFAHDIAPGAGRSFALEHLAVFNKKRADEIRAQEAERIRTDVEVRVTGSDIDMEAVNRAKANAEHACVAAGRALQSIGKDNRIPRPDFIQSDFIDLAAPYDEGLLLCNPPYGERLGDEAEAEALYKKMGALWTNFPNWQIGVITASRQFQKCSGHYADKLKSFKAGNLDTHFYMYSGASGKKEKA from the coding sequence ATGAATACCCTCGTTGCGCTCTGCGCCGTCGGCGCGGATAAAATACTCGGCAATGAAATTAAACATCTCGGCTACAAACTCGCGGGAAACGCGCCCGGACGGGTTTTTTTTACCGGCGACGACGATGCGCTTTTCCGCGCGAACCTGTGCCTCCGCACGGCCGACCGCGTATATTTACAGGCGGCTTCTTTTCAGGCGGCCGATTTCGATTCGCTTTTTGCCGGCACTTATGCGGCCGATTGGCAAGATTTATTAAAAAAGGACGTGCGCGTCGTCGTGGACAAAGTGCGCTCACATCACTCGAAATTGAATTCGGAACCGACGATTCAAAGCATGGTGCAAAAAGCGATCTACAAAAAACTCGGTGACAAGTGGCGCATGACGACGCTCCCCGAATCGGGAGAGACGGCGGATGTGCGCGTATATATCGACAACGATAAGGTAAACGTCCTGCTCGATCTTTCGGGAGAGCCGCTGTACAAACGCGGCTACCGCACGGGAGGAGGGACGGCGCCGCTTCGCGAAACGGTTGCCGCCGTGTTGCTGCAGGAAATGCTGTGGCGCAGAAAAACGCCGCTGCACGATCCCTTTTGCGGTTCGGGAACGATCGCGATCGAAGCGATGCTTTTTGCGCACGATATCGCGCCGGGGGCAGGCAGGAGCTTTGCGCTCGAACACCTTGCCGTTTTTAATAAAAAACGCGCGGACGAAATCCGTGCGCAGGAAGCGGAACGGATTCGAACGGATGTCGAAGTGCGCGTTACCGGAAGCGATATCGACATGGAGGCGGTAAACCGTGCAAAAGCGAACGCCGAACACGCATGCGTTGCGGCCGGCCGCGCTTTGCAGTCCATCGGAAAAGACAACCGCATTCCGCGCCCCGATTTCATACAGTCGGATTTTATCGATTTGGCGGCTCCGTACGACGAAGGGCTTTTGCTGTGCAATCCTCCGTACGGCGAGCGGCTCGGAGACGAAGCGGAAGCGGAAGCGCTCTATAAAAAGATGGGCGCGCTGTGGACGAATTTTCCGAATTGGCAAATCGGCGTCATCACCGCAAGCAGACAGTTTCAAAAATGCTCGGGACATTATGCGGACAAACTGAAAAGTTTTAAAGCCGGAAATCTCGATACGCATTTTTATATGTATTCCGGAGCTTCAGGCAAAAAAGAAAAAGCGTAG
- a CDS encoding sialic acid TRAP transporter substrate-binding protein SiaP, which translates to MKKFICTVLSVLLLCAMAAANGKSDGDSDTASDNQKITLKWASVHPPIHPASQMMARIAEEISEKTNGRIEIKCFPGSQLGGSKDLIRAVQKGDIDMVSEGAANFGQYVPSATIAEAPYIWRSIGHLESALNGAFGQKINEALVRESGMRMLGAMYYGTRHLSTSTKAIHSVADCAGMNIRVPENDLFVAMAHAWGSNSKPITFSELYLALQYNIVDGQENPLPTFASAKLQEVQKYVILTGHVMTPALVVINEAAWQKLEATDREILKASLAKNIEWQNNEIVKQENELIASLKAQGITVITPDVESFRVATLKTLPPLFEAKWGKGTWESIQAIQ; encoded by the coding sequence ATGAAAAAATTTATCTGCACCGTACTATCGGTTTTATTGCTGTGCGCAATGGCGGCGGCAAACGGCAAAAGCGACGGCGATTCCGACACCGCTTCGGACAATCAAAAAATAACGCTGAAATGGGCGTCGGTTCATCCTCCGATACATCCCGCTTCTCAAATGATGGCGCGCATCGCGGAAGAGATTTCGGAAAAGACGAACGGCCGCATCGAAATCAAATGCTTTCCGGGCTCACAGCTCGGCGGAAGCAAAGATTTGATCCGCGCGGTACAAAAGGGCGACATCGATATGGTGAGCGAAGGAGCGGCAAACTTCGGACAGTACGTGCCTTCCGCAACGATTGCCGAAGCGCCCTATATTTGGCGCAGCATCGGTCATCTTGAATCGGCTCTCAACGGAGCGTTCGGACAAAAAATAAACGAAGCGCTTGTCCGTGAAAGCGGTATGCGTATGCTCGGCGCAATGTATTACGGAACACGCCATCTGTCGACGTCGACGAAAGCGATACATTCGGTCGCCGATTGCGCGGGCATGAATATCCGCGTTCCCGAAAACGATCTGTTCGTCGCAATGGCGCACGCGTGGGGTTCCAATTCGAAACCGATCACGTTCAGCGAACTGTATTTGGCGCTCCAATACAATATCGTCGACGGACAGGAAAATCCGCTGCCGACGTTCGCTTCCGCAAAACTTCAGGAAGTGCAAAAATACGTCATCCTCACGGGGCACGTTATGACGCCCGCGCTCGTCGTCATCAACGAAGCGGCATGGCAAAAGCTCGAAGCTACCGATCGGGAAATCCTTAAAGCTTCGCTTGCAAAAAACATCGAATGGCAAAACAACGAAATCGTCAAACAGGAAAATGAATTGATTGCGTCGCTGAAAGCGCAGGGTATAACGGTTATCACTCCCGACGTCGAAAGCTTCAGAGTGGCGACGCTGAAAACGCTGCCGCCGCTGTTCGAAGCGAAGTGGGGCAAGGGTACATGGGAAAGCATTCAGGCTATTCAATAA